The following proteins are co-located in the Elusimicrobiota bacterium genome:
- the zwf gene encoding glucose-6-phosphate dehydrogenase produces MNSPSRGVSLSIREGLCIEQRPDPCGLVLFGASGDLAERKLFPALNHLSEKGLLPKGFFVVGVARSEMSEAVFRHRAGGFGAAHYLRGDYGDPATYAALAKLLSELDARHGTRGNAIFYLAVPPTLYAEVPRRLQEAGLLQGVRPGGWSRVVIEKPFGRDLDSARALDAELAGLLREDQLYRIDHYLGKETVQNILMFRFANSIFEPVWNRDHVDHVQISVLEEVGVEHRAGYYDGSGVVRDMFQNHMLQLLALVAMDPPSSFDPDRVRDEKVRVLRALKPLPPRELSKCAVLGQYEGYRKEAGVAPGSGTPTYGALRLELDNWRWRGVPFYLRTGKRLSRRGAEIAVRFKSVPHSLFRTLAPADLESNTLVFRIQPDEGIELTFEAKKPGPKLCLGALTMKFDYAEAFGERPPEAYHRLLLDCMLGDPTLFMRRDAVAESWSFLSPLLDPKALVAEAYAPGSAGPARAERLLEADGRRWRTS; encoded by the coding sequence GTGAACTCCCCCTCCCGCGGCGTCTCGCTGAGCATCCGCGAAGGGCTCTGCATCGAGCAGCGCCCCGACCCCTGCGGGCTCGTCCTCTTCGGGGCCTCCGGGGACCTCGCCGAGCGCAAGCTCTTCCCCGCGCTGAACCACCTCTCCGAAAAGGGCCTGCTTCCCAAGGGCTTCTTCGTCGTCGGCGTCGCGCGCAGCGAGATGTCCGAGGCCGTGTTCCGCCACCGCGCGGGCGGCTTCGGGGCCGCCCACTACCTGCGCGGAGACTACGGCGACCCCGCGACCTATGCGGCCCTGGCCAAGCTCCTCTCCGAGCTCGACGCCCGCCACGGGACGCGCGGCAACGCGATCTTCTACCTCGCCGTGCCGCCGACCCTTTACGCCGAGGTGCCGCGCCGCCTCCAGGAGGCGGGGCTCCTGCAGGGGGTCCGACCGGGCGGCTGGTCCCGGGTCGTCATCGAGAAGCCCTTCGGCCGCGACCTCGACAGCGCCCGCGCCCTCGACGCCGAGCTCGCGGGCCTCCTGCGCGAGGACCAGCTCTACCGCATCGACCACTACCTCGGCAAGGAGACGGTGCAGAACATCCTGATGTTCCGCTTCGCCAACTCCATCTTCGAGCCCGTCTGGAACCGCGATCACGTCGACCACGTGCAGATCTCGGTGCTCGAGGAGGTCGGCGTCGAGCACCGCGCGGGGTACTACGACGGCTCCGGCGTCGTGCGCGACATGTTCCAGAACCACATGCTCCAACTCCTCGCGCTGGTGGCGATGGACCCGCCCTCGAGCTTCGATCCCGACCGGGTGCGCGACGAGAAGGTCCGCGTCCTGCGCGCGCTCAAGCCGCTGCCCCCCAGAGAGCTCTCGAAGTGCGCCGTCCTGGGGCAGTACGAGGGCTACCGCAAGGAGGCCGGCGTCGCGCCCGGCTCCGGGACCCCGACCTACGGCGCGCTGCGCCTGGAGCTCGACAACTGGCGCTGGCGCGGGGTCCCCTTCTATCTGCGCACCGGCAAGCGCCTGAGCCGGCGCGGCGCCGAGATCGCCGTGCGCTTCAAGAGCGTGCCGCACTCGCTCTTCCGCACCCTCGCCCCCGCCGACCTCGAATCGAACACCCTGGTCTTCCGCATCCAGCCCGATGAGGGCATCGAGCTCACCTTCGAGGCGAAGAAGCCCGGGCCCAAGCTCTGCCTCGGGGCCCTCACGATGAAGTTCGACTACGCCGAGGCCTTCGGCGAGCGGCCGCCCGAGGCGTACCACCGCCTCCTCCTCGACTGCATGCTCGGCGACCCCACCCTCTTCATGCGCCGCGACGCCGTGGCGGAGAGCTGGAGCTTCCTGAGCCCCCTCCTCGATCCCAAAGCCCTCGTCGCGGAAGCGTACGCGCCCGGCTCCGCGGGCCCGGCGCGCGCCGAGCGCCTGCTCGAAGCCGACGGCCGCCGCTGGAGGACCTCATGA
- the gnd gene encoding decarboxylating 6-phosphogluconate dehydrogenase, translating into MRLGMVGLGKMGLNMTLRLRRGAHGIVAYDRSASAVRKAARAGAVPARSLEELVAKLPAPRVVWLMLPAGAPTQKTLDELAELLAPGDLVVDGGNSRYTDDAPRARYLGAKGLRYMDAGVSGGVWGLADGYCLMVGGERRDFKRLEPVLKALAPKDGYLHAGPIGAGHYTKMVHNGIEYGMMQAYAEGFALLKASGFDVDLAKTCALWNRGSVVRSWLLELAGSAFRKDPQLKGLRGWVQDSGEGRWTVLDAVERGVPVPVSALSLFARFSSREPDAFANKVLAALRNEFGGHAVVAPAGLRSRRPGRSRASGRGLRSHRPAGAKARLRDGGHAVKKK; encoded by the coding sequence ATGCGGCTGGGAATGGTCGGTCTCGGGAAGATGGGGCTCAACATGACGCTGCGCCTGCGCCGCGGCGCCCACGGGATCGTCGCCTACGACCGCTCCGCTTCCGCCGTGCGCAAGGCGGCCCGCGCCGGCGCCGTCCCCGCCCGCTCCCTCGAGGAGCTCGTCGCGAAGCTTCCCGCCCCCCGCGTCGTCTGGCTCATGCTCCCCGCCGGCGCGCCGACGCAGAAGACCCTCGACGAGCTCGCCGAGCTCCTCGCCCCCGGAGACCTCGTCGTCGACGGGGGAAACTCCCGCTATACCGACGACGCCCCCCGCGCGCGCTACCTGGGCGCGAAGGGCCTGCGCTACATGGACGCCGGCGTCAGCGGCGGAGTCTGGGGCCTCGCCGACGGCTACTGCCTCATGGTCGGCGGCGAGCGCAGGGACTTCAAGCGCCTCGAGCCCGTCCTGAAGGCTCTCGCCCCGAAGGACGGCTATCTCCACGCCGGGCCGATCGGCGCGGGGCACTACACCAAGATGGTCCACAACGGCATCGAGTACGGGATGATGCAGGCCTACGCCGAGGGCTTCGCCCTCCTGAAGGCCTCCGGCTTCGACGTCGACCTCGCGAAGACCTGCGCGCTCTGGAACCGCGGCAGCGTCGTCCGTTCCTGGCTGCTCGAGCTCGCCGGATCGGCCTTCCGCAAGGACCCTCAGCTCAAGGGCCTGCGCGGCTGGGTGCAGGATTCCGGCGAAGGCCGCTGGACCGTGCTCGACGCCGTCGAGCGCGGGGTCCCCGTCCCCGTCTCCGCCCTCTCGCTCTTCGCCCGCTTCTCCTCCCGGGAGCCCGACGCCTTCGCGAACAAGGTGCTCGCGGCCCTGCGCAACGAGTTCGGTGGGCACGCCGTCGTCGCGCCGGCCGGTCTCCGCTCGCGACGCCCCGGACGCTCTCGGGCGAGCGGACGGGGGCTCCGCTCCCACCGTCCCGCAGGCGCGAAGGCCCGCCTGCGGGATGGCGGGCATGCCGTGAAGAAGAAGTGA
- a CDS encoding xanthine dehydrogenase family protein molybdopterin-binding subunit — translation MSSTLKAPAKAPAREKSLPAPAAPAQEYTSVGHSAVRIDGWEKVSGAAKFAEDIEFGPNLLYAFVVESPHAHAKIKRIDARAAEKVPGVVKVVSGKDFPYKFGLYMKDRYIFAQDRVRFVGEQVAAVIAWDPKTAKRAAALVKVDYEELPPILDPVSALAKGATLLHPDLGDYGHVPWFFPKPGTNVAHWRKIRKGDTEKGMREADVVLEDTYTVPRYAHCAIELHASVGLFDQSGRLTVWSASQSPFTQRHGFAEALSALGLQHKDVRVITPYVGGGFGGKAGISMEILGAALATTVKGHPVKVIWSRAQEFYNTYQRQGVVAKVKMGVKKDGTLTALEHTIYWDAGAYVEYGANVVNAAGLSATGPYKLDNVKIDSVCVYTNLPPGGPYRGFGYSEFGFGIESHVTRLARKIGMDPVEFRTKNAISEGDTLSYGAHMNPNGLRLAIAKTAEAVRWGEKEAPSGPDKEVGKSVVLFWKAPAMPPNASSSAFLKFNEDGSLNILVSGMEIGQGLLTVMAQIASEVLTVPTSKIRVETPDTDRNPYEWQTVASHVTWSCGNAVKKAALDAREQILELVSRVHNLPKDALYLEGERVRCRMKPDFALPLKDFVIGGIQAEDHTFKGGPIMGRGVFMPEFASAISDPETSQGGHPNVHYTVGAGGVILEVDKRTGKVHVRKAVIAADVGKALNPELIRGQVTGGLLQGLATVLYEDMRFDAKGRMLNANFSDYKIPTALDIPDETLALLIETAQPDGPFGARGVGEHTMIPAASMVANAVEDAVGVRIQSMPVTAEKIALAVKEKRG, via the coding sequence ATGAGCTCCACCCTCAAGGCCCCCGCGAAGGCCCCGGCCCGGGAGAAGTCGCTCCCCGCCCCCGCCGCGCCCGCGCAGGAGTACACCTCCGTCGGGCATTCGGCCGTGCGCATCGACGGCTGGGAGAAGGTCTCCGGCGCCGCCAAGTTCGCCGAGGACATCGAGTTCGGCCCCAACCTGCTCTACGCCTTCGTCGTCGAGAGCCCCCACGCCCACGCGAAGATCAAGCGCATCGACGCGCGCGCGGCGGAGAAGGTCCCCGGCGTCGTGAAGGTCGTCAGCGGCAAGGACTTCCCCTACAAGTTCGGCCTCTACATGAAGGACCGCTACATCTTCGCGCAGGACCGCGTCCGCTTCGTCGGGGAGCAGGTCGCCGCCGTCATCGCCTGGGACCCCAAGACCGCCAAGCGCGCCGCCGCGCTCGTGAAGGTGGACTACGAGGAGCTGCCGCCCATCCTCGACCCCGTCTCCGCGCTGGCGAAGGGCGCGACCCTCCTGCACCCCGATCTGGGGGACTACGGCCACGTGCCGTGGTTCTTCCCGAAGCCCGGAACCAACGTCGCCCACTGGCGCAAGATCCGCAAGGGCGACACGGAGAAGGGCATGCGCGAGGCCGACGTCGTCCTCGAGGACACCTACACGGTGCCCCGCTATGCCCACTGCGCCATCGAGCTCCACGCCTCCGTCGGGCTCTTCGATCAATCCGGACGACTGACGGTCTGGTCCGCCTCCCAGTCCCCCTTCACCCAGCGCCACGGCTTCGCCGAGGCGCTCTCCGCGCTGGGGCTGCAGCACAAGGACGTGCGCGTCATCACCCCCTACGTCGGCGGCGGCTTCGGCGGCAAGGCCGGCATCTCCATGGAGATCCTGGGCGCCGCGCTGGCCACGACGGTGAAGGGCCACCCGGTGAAGGTCATCTGGTCGCGCGCCCAGGAGTTCTACAACACCTACCAGCGCCAGGGCGTCGTCGCCAAGGTGAAGATGGGCGTCAAGAAGGACGGCACGCTCACCGCGCTCGAGCACACCATCTACTGGGACGCCGGCGCGTACGTCGAGTACGGGGCCAACGTCGTCAACGCGGCCGGACTCTCGGCCACGGGCCCCTACAAGCTCGACAACGTCAAGATCGACTCGGTCTGCGTCTACACGAACCTTCCCCCGGGCGGCCCCTACCGCGGCTTCGGCTACTCGGAGTTCGGCTTCGGCATCGAGTCCCACGTCACGCGCCTGGCCCGGAAGATCGGGATGGACCCGGTCGAGTTCCGCACGAAGAACGCCATCTCGGAGGGCGACACCCTCTCCTACGGCGCGCACATGAACCCCAACGGCCTGCGCCTGGCCATCGCGAAGACCGCCGAGGCCGTCCGCTGGGGAGAGAAGGAAGCGCCCAGCGGCCCGGACAAGGAAGTCGGCAAGAGCGTGGTCCTCTTCTGGAAGGCGCCCGCGATGCCGCCCAACGCCTCCTCCTCGGCCTTCCTCAAGTTCAACGAGGACGGCTCGCTGAACATCCTCGTCTCGGGCATGGAGATCGGCCAGGGCCTGCTGACGGTCATGGCGCAGATCGCCAGCGAGGTCCTCACCGTCCCGACCTCGAAGATCCGCGTCGAGACCCCCGACACCGACCGCAACCCCTACGAGTGGCAGACCGTGGCCTCGCACGTCACCTGGAGCTGCGGCAACGCGGTGAAGAAGGCGGCGCTCGACGCGCGCGAGCAGATCCTCGAGCTCGTGAGCCGCGTCCACAACCTGCCGAAGGACGCGCTCTACCTCGAAGGCGAGCGGGTGCGCTGCCGCATGAAGCCGGACTTCGCGCTGCCCCTCAAGGACTTCGTCATCGGCGGCATCCAGGCCGAAGACCACACCTTCAAGGGCGGCCCCATCATGGGCCGCGGGGTCTTCATGCCGGAGTTCGCCTCGGCCATCAGCGACCCGGAGACCAGCCAGGGCGGGCACCCCAACGTCCACTACACCGTGGGCGCCGGAGGCGTCATCCTCGAGGTCGACAAGCGGACCGGCAAGGTCCACGTGCGCAAGGCGGTCATCGCCGCCGACGTGGGCAAGGCCCTGAACCCGGAACTCATCCGCGGGCAGGTCACCGGCGGCCTGCTCCAGGGCCTGGCGACCGTGCTCTACGAGGACATGCGCTTCGATGCGAAGGGGCGGATGCTCAACGCGAACTTCTCCGACTACAAGATCCCCACGGCCCTCGACATCCCGGACGAGACCCTCGCCCTGCTCATCGAGACCGCCCAGCCCGACGGGCCCTTCGGGGCGCGCGGCGTCGGCGAGCACACGATGATCCCGGCGGCCTCGATGGTCGCCAACGCGGTCGAGGACGCGGTCGGAGTCCGCATACAGTCGATGCCCGTCACCGCCGAGAAGATCGCCCTCGCGGTCAAGGAAAAACGGGGCTGA